In Solea senegalensis isolate Sse05_10M linkage group LG18, IFAPA_SoseM_1, whole genome shotgun sequence, a single window of DNA contains:
- the LOC122759421 gene encoding receptor activity-modifying protein 3-like: MIVSLILVFLITGVKESQQTNTTDVTQVETNQTSTLFTDASNLSVSEMEVKLQDNETSVITEDEDAFMEQPFTTKHCQYDLLLLYSHDYCGQHFHQQMLELGSDKWCHLDSVTRAYSDVTTCVERLTVLVDCFYPNTYTQEFFLSVHAHYFQNCVKDELVFEDAPHWVMTVLTLIPVSLIPILVYLVIWKSKVQE; encoded by the exons ATGATCGTCTCCCTGATCCTCGTGTTTCTTATCACCG GTGTGAAAgaatcacaacaaacaaacaccacagatgTGACTCAAGTGGAGACAAATCAAACGTCCACTTTGTTCACAGACG caTCAAAtttgagtgtgagtgaaatggAAGTGAAGCTTCAGGACAATGAGACGTCTGTGATCACAGAGGACGAAG ACGCGTTCATGGAGCAGCCGTTTACGACCAAACACTGTCAGTAcgatctgctgctgttgtacagTCACGACTATTGTGGACAACACTTTCACCAACAAATGTTGGAGCTCGGCTCAGACAAGTGGTGTCACCTGGACAGTGTCACCAG AGCGTACAGTGACGTCACCACCTGCGTGGAGAGGCTCACCGTCCTGGTTGACTGTTTCTATCCCAACACTTACACTCAGGAATTCTTCCTCTCCGTCCACGCACACTACTTCCAGAACTGCGTCAAAGACGAGCTGGTGTTTGAGGACGCGCCTCACTGGGTGATGACGGTCCTCACGCTCATCCCCGTCAGTCTCATCCCCATCCTTGTCTACCTGGTGATCTGGAAGAGTAAAGTCCAGGAGTGA